taaaataattgtctttaaaatAAAAGTGAGCAACATTAAAATAAcactttaaaaaaataacatgcttttaataaaaaaaaaaaataggcttgcttgatcttcctcgactatatggtccccatgaatacttcacgaagctcttaggtccccactcgccaccggcctttctatcctcaatttcctgaaataacaacatcataaggggtgagcttctaagcccagtaaggaaaatacaaacaagagttagtcatataatcatttaatcaacatatcctaaATTACGCAAGAGTCATAACAATAACTTATTGatactaatcatatcacatcacaaaaccataggtcatatcattgcctaagtcataatcatagtcataaatcattggtcataatcataatcgtaactataggtcatagatcataagtcataaatcataaatcataggtcataaatcatactcataatcataactataggtcatatgtCATAAattataatcataactataggtcataggtcataggtcataaatcataaccataactataggtcataataacaagtcagatataataaaaagtgtttatacatgggtggcaattaagccccggacatataTCCGTCATACatcggacatcacttaggtccgtcataaagttttggcaaccgagcctactgggcatagtccgtcatacatcattggacaccttagttCCAGATACACTTACCCatttattgtacctaaaatgttaggtcatacaaacataaactatatcataaagtacataaactaggtcataatactaaactacctaattttccttaccaaaaactggaatattggagacaagagtgggATTGCAACTCCCAAAACCatacataaagaaaccataagtttcctaaagaaaaataagatgaagagaaaatctaaaccatcaagatagtaacttaccgaagactttatgtttcaaagaaattgaacacttaaccaaaagtcactatcagaagttaggatttgaagaaaatgaaagaataatagaaactatagtgaactaaacctgaagataataaataccttggatagcttagaacctcgatctacatctcgaacaccgaaatcacacaaaaacttacttcccaagtgtttataaaagctttagatttgaaagttttaaccccaaaaccctagtgtttctctctagaataatcttagcagcttggaggctctgaactgtggtTGAAGATGAATAAAATGgatgagtgaagggtcctatttatagagttcaaggagtgaaattaattgcccatttcaatgaataaatttgaattatctgttcaacaaatgcccagaactcagtcaaagaCATTCAGGAACGAATCAAAGTTTTTTAGGGTGGTTTCTAGTTTAGAATTCtacaaaaaaaaactcaaatatggccactggggctgatatatcgcctagggtaggcgatatatcgcccctaccatgtTTTCGAgggttcgtggtttcgttcgtgcgaagtcgacgtgttttcagTATCAAACAAAGGCGACATAtcggcccttatagctgcgatatatcggcatgcgctgatattttaaacacacttcagcataatttgaaattgattaaaactactttgactgagtaaaacatgatcctaacagataatggaaggttctagagcttctagatctttcttttaattaaactattcatcaaaaatacttaaatccttaataaacatgcttatgacaagtgtcacgttcttaattgttctatctaaaccttatgttataataaataatattcttagcaccaactatattaatcaaaccttatgttaaaattaatatttctatactataggctaaacttatcaaatccataactatttctatgagtttccaactaaatcctggcttgaaccaaaaccacaaaaactaaaattctacagctactactactactactatctagctaagtaaaattctaggaCGCTACAGTTACAGTTTCagacttcctaagcattaggtaagtatgaccatatctaaAGTAATCGTCAATAAATATGACAAAGTGCTCATATCCACCTCTAGCTTGTActttgattggaccacagacgttgttgtgtacaagctctaaaggctctttagctctattgtcttatgctgagaaatgacgtttggacattttgccttctagaaaaGACTCACAAACCATAAGAGtttcaactcttagttctctcaatgaTCTATCTTTTGTTAACCATTTTATCATGTCTAGTCTTATATGatcaagtctaagatgccaaagatatgtggaaccttttgtcttttgtttcctttcagtttagctactttaaataattccaaGTTGTTTAGCGATCGTTCAATTAATGAAATTATTTAAAGTCTGAACATttaattgcatgtctaaagaaaatttaagcataatcaattttttaaaaatattctaaagtcaatacatgcaataaaatcaaataaaaaatactaaaagaaataaactaaaagaATTGTTCAAAACAacaaaatagttttcttttaataaaactaaagagTTATAAAATAAACAGACTTTCTTcaacgctttcttgaactagacacTTTCTCTATCTTTGACTTCATGAACATCATCAACAACCTTTTAATTGTAAGATTCAACTATCTACATAGGAGAACAAAcattgttagtggattttgagtATAAAATTCAGAATGACAGGTCTTTCCATTTAGTTATaagaataaataaatcatatttacctttcttattcttcatcATTTCAGCGATCATTTCACGCTTGGCCAATAGGATTTCATACAACTTATCATATATGTAAAAACTCTTATTGGCTACatttattttagacaaaatattttaagtaATTGAGAAAAATCAGCAGCATATACTTAATTAATTGTCACATTATTTAGCCCAAAAATCTGGAATTGTTTTTAGCCCAACCACTAACGAACATCTCAGTTAGTTGATGCTACAAACGTACAGTCTATTTCAAAATCTGTTACACAGATCAAGTTTCTCAAAAGTAATAAAACTGGGCATTTTGTTCccatttgtcatttttgtggagtgAAAGGGCAGATCTAGCCTagatgttttactatgatgaatttttttcaaaaataattatctCAATCGTTATAgtgaaacaaaaaaaattgtgaaaCCACCATCTAAAAATATTTggatagagaaaaaaaataaattgtcttacTGCATTTACTTGTCATAAAACTCATGCCTCTAATTcatggtattttgatagtggatgcTCCAGACATATGACAAATGATGTAAGTATACTCACTAATTTAAAATCTTCGAAATGTGATGCTGTAACTTTTGGTGATGGTTGGCAGTAAATATTGTTGGAAAAGGTATCCTAAATCTTGATGGGTTACCAAAATTGAGAATGTTTTACTTGTCAAAGGACTTAAGGCTAATTTggttagcataagtcaaatttgtgaccaaggctTCACAATATATTTTTCTTGTGATGATTGCAATGTTGTTGATCAAAATGGTATGAGTGTATTAAAGGATATAGATCCATTGATAATTGTTATACACTCACATGTCATTCGCCCATAAGTAATACAACAAATTTATGGCACAAAAAACTgggacatataaatttcaaaagtttgaaaaagattgcaagtgCAGGGTTAGTTCGTGGGTTACCCAAATTGGGTAAAGAATCTGCAAGTAAATATGAACCTTGCCAGTTGGGGAAACAGTTGAAAAATTCTCACAAAAGTGTCGCatgaattaatacttcaaaagttcttgaacttttgcatatggatctcatgggtcctattcaAGTTGAAAGAATTAATGGAGAAAGATACATttttgtttatgttgatgatttttctcgctTTACTTAGGTTGATTTTATAAGGGAAAAATTAGATacttttgatgcctttaaaactctttgcatGAAATTAAGAGTAAAAAGGATCGCAATGTAGGTAATATTGTAAGAatcagaagtgatcatggtaaagaatttgagaatactatttatgatgatttttgtaaatctttaggtatttctcatgagttttcagcgcctaaaactcctgaacaaaatggagttgttgaAAGGAAAAATCGAAcccttcaagaaatggctagggtAATGTTGAATAgcaaaaaactttcaaaaagatTGTGGGCTGAGGCAATTAACACTGCCTGTTACATAATCAACCGTGCGTTCTTACGACCAGGTACTAGAAAAACTCcatatgaaatttggaaaggtaaaagACCTAAAGTAAGTTATTTCCATGTGTTTGGTTGTGTGTGTTACATCCTTAGGGATCGagaaaatatcagaaaatttgatgccaaaagtgaTGTGGGTGTTTTTCTTGGTTACTCCATTAATAGTAGAgtttatcgtgtttataacatgagaactcaaacttTGATGGAATCTTCAAATGTTTTTATTGATGATTTGAAATATTTTTCTGAATATTCCAGTGAAGAAGAAATTGACAGGTTAATCGATGaaaactgtagagtccaagaactttacttagctagttagatagtagtataatagtaatagttgtattattgttatgactgtggatttattggttcaaactgggatttatttggacactcatagtaacacttgtaaattttctaagtttaacctatagtctaggaatattaattttaacctaaggtttgattaatatgactgatattgagggtaatatttattatattataaggtttagataagacccaataagataatagcacatgtcatgtgtatgtttaataatgattaagtattttgaggattaaatttattaaggttaaaatttgaatatcctagggtcagtcagcagctttgaaaacgttagagggcttagtcaaggttgtttactcaattcaaattaagctaaaaatgtgtaatttcgtgtttaaatattcagcgtatgccgatatatcgcagctatagggggcgatatatcacagcacggAAAAAAAAACatcgcacgattgcctcgggcatactggcccaggcgatatatcgcctacaaggggcgataaatcgcctccttcagggcattttgaaactttttgaaaatgttctccattcaaatcttcaacctcttgataagtccagcatctttctgaacgagtcttcagcctctgctgaacgataattcaaatatttttcacttaaaaagccattatttttattcaagttaaattaagatcttttcattcctaaactctataaataggacctagtacccagccatttattcatctattaagcgaagttcaaaggctgcaagttgttaggttagtgtgagagtgtaaacacttgggttgggaattataagcttgatcattataagcttaccaaacacttgggaagtaaggttttatagcatttcagttcaaggtttagattggctatagaagcattcaaggtattccacactctagttcatttggtattattttctttatgttcttgtagtcttctactcagtattctaaccttattccttattcttggttaggaaatctaagaacttgcacataagtttttggtaagtatattcttaatggtataagttcttccattcttttcatctcattctctttagtatactcactctcccatttatggtttttaggagtgttccaaggtcccaaaatttgttctcatatcccggtaatttggtaaggaaaataggataggatttatgtgttatatggttttatatgttatcttatgattttatgttatgtaatatgctatgctaaggtttgtagacttgggcatatgacctatacaactaacaagccccaaatagattatgggcatatgacttgcttagctagcaagccccactaatctaatgggcatatgacttgtttagttcatgggaccccaagtaataatggccattatagtatatatgtgacataagtgttatgatatgttttatgtttctttatgaaatttatatatatggtttatgtgttagattttccttgctgggcattaggctcactcctttttgtttatatgtgcaggaaaatagctttagtggcgggaaaggttcttggtagttttgggcatgtgtattgaggcggaatggattcaaagagccgagagtttcgattcgaggatgaagtctttacttatgtttttatgtgtatttttccgcacttatttatgtaatctcttttaattacaattatgttatattttgattttaaaacaatgggatcccatatcctaacttaaattttatgtaagttttgtaatgacccactaatctagactttttggaccattaacgaaactatacataaacttacatttttacgaaaataccatagttttattgagtaacttgtaaaataagagttacttacaaataaatactaagaaggatatgggatcccattttctttaaaaacaaaaacatgatttaaatgaaaagaattacataagaaatgcggaaaatacatataaaaccataaaaaaaaaaagtaaaatgagactacatcctcgaatcgaataacgctcggcccctggactccattcaccatcgatacacatcctctaagcgtcacgaatcttaccgcctctaaagatattttcctgcacataaaacaaaaaggaatgagcctaatgcccagcaaggaaaatctaacacatagtcataaacatacatttcataataaacgtaaagacatatcataacacttaatacatacacttattataatggccattattacttggggtcccatagactaaacaagcttatgcccatgagattagtggggtcctactagctaagtaggcatatgcccataatctttttggggtcttgttagtcaaatagggcataagcccaagcctacaaacatacacattcataacatatcatatttcataacataacataacacaagcaatacacatatagattctatcctattttccttaccaaagttaccgggatatgatggactgagttgggacttttggaacactcctaaaaccatatgagaaagagtgagtcttgtgaagaagaagaaatgaacatgaataggaagactaaaccattgagaaatatgcttaccgaaacttatgtgcttaagaacttggattccctaaccaaaataagaatgaggttaggggactgagtagaaggctttgagaaagaaaataacatgaaacaaatgaaatagagtttcgggtttacctcaaagacttgcaagaccaatctaaccacaaccgaaatactaaagaaccttacttcccaaagtgtttgataagctaaagatgattaagcttatgactttcccacccaagtgtttaactctcacactctcctagcacttgcagcttctgaacttagagcaaaaggtgaataatggctgggtactaggtcctatttatagagtttgggaatgaaagtatcttgattttacttgaataaaaataatggctttttaggtgaaaatcatttgaataatcgttcagcagaggctgaagactcgttcaaaagatgctggacttatgaagaagtttgaatggctgaaaggaaaagaattaaaaaatgtttgaatttatgctggaggaggcgatatatcgccccctgtaggcgatatatcgcctgggctagtatgcccgaggcgaccgtgcatcgtctcgtgttttccgtatctacgtgctgcgatatatcaccccctatagctgcgatatatcggcacacgctgaataattaaacacgaaattacacatttttagctaagtttgaatggagtaaacagccttgactaagccctcaacgtattcaaagctgctgactggccctataacattcaaactttactccttattaaatttaatcctaaaaaatacttaatccttaatcaccattcataacatgtgcttaaaatcctattggttgatatctaaaccttatagtacaataaatataatccttaatatcagtcacattaatcaaaccttaggttatacttaatattcttaaactatagattaaacttagaaaatctacaagtactactatgagtgtccaaataattcccggtctgaaccaaaaatccacagttacaaagataatactaaacatactataatactactaaataattagctaagtaaagttcttggactctacaagtttaacctttatttttacaagtttttaatgaagttatgatcttttcacttgtaagttctattaaggattagggtctatgtgtagttttcatttatggtccaaagtctagagtagttgggtcattacaaaaacaCTCAAAGAGAATCATCTGACGTAACTGGAAGTGATTTTGTGCCCACGATTTCAGAAACAATCGTAATAGAAACTGAATCTATTCCAACAACCTCTGGACAAACAGTGAAGGAGGGTCCAAAAATTATCACAGACTCAATTCAGAGAGAACCTTAAGCTAGAGTAAAAAATAATTACCCTACTGACCTCATTCTTGGCAACATTGAGGATAGTATGGCCACAAGAAGAAGGTATGTGAATCTTGTTCAATTTGTGTGTTTTACTTCATCATTTGaacctaaaaatgtgaaaaaggCTTTGTGTGATGAATCCTGGATTAAAGCAATGCAAGAAGAGTTGGAACAATTTTCTAGAAATGATGTTTGGACTCTTGTTCCTAGGCCTAATTACACCAATGTTATTGGCACCAAATggacttttaaaaataaaactgatgaatttggtacaataattATAAATAAGGCTAGGTTGGTGACACAAGGTTACATGCAAGTAGAAGGGGTAGAGTTTGATGAAACCTTTGCCCCTGTTGCTAGACTGAGTCTATTAGGATATTGCTAGTTTTGGCTTGCATTGTTGGTTTTAAACtataccaaatggatgtcaaatctacATTTTTGAATGGTATATTGAATGAAGAGGCATTTGTTGAACAACTTTCGAAGATCGACATTTTCCAAATCATGTTTTTCAACTCAAAAAGGCtctctatggtttaaaacaagctccCAAAGCCTAGTATGAAAGGTTAACTCAATTTCTTGTTTTAAATGGTTATAGGAGAGGTGGATTTGATAGAACTTTGTTCATTAAAAACGTTGATTCTGATATTGTTATTGCTCAAATTTATGTCAATGATATTGTTTTTGGTTCCACTTCTAACACTCAAGTGCAGGAATTTTTCAAACAAATGAAAGatgagtttgaaatgagcatggtagggGAGTTAAATTACGTCCTAGGATTGCAAGTGAAATAGACAGAAGATGGAACCTTCATCTCTCAAAGTAAGTATGCCAAAAAGTTGGTCAAGAAATTTGGGATGGAGTCTGCTAAACATGCCAAAACACCGATGGGAACCACGATCAAACTGaccaaggatgaaaatggtgtaaagGTAGATCCAACATTGTACATAAGCATGATTAGGAGTCTTCTATATCTCACAACTAGTTGACCTGACATTAGCTACAGTGTTGGGGTGTGTGCTCGGTATCAAGGGAATCCTATGGAATCCCATGTGACAGTTGTAAAGCGAATCATTTGCTATGTGAATGGTTCTCTTGAGTATGGAATTCggtactcaaaggaaacaaactctAACATTGTTTGTTTCAGTGATGTCGATTGGGCAGGCAATGCAGATGATagaaaaagtacaagtggtggacgTTTCTATCTAGGGAACAATCTGGTTTCCTggcatagcaagaaacaaaattaaatCTCCTTGTCAACTgctgaggctgagtacatagctgcagaAAGTTGTTGTACTCAAttgttgtggatgaaacaaatgatgacaaATTATGAGTTTGGTTTTGACACTttgactattttttgtgatagTACTAGTGCaattaatatctcaaaaaatcttgttcagcactctcgcactAAACAAATTAACATACGTCATTATTTTATTAGGgaattgttgaaaataaaactttggttttagaatatattgagactgacaaacaaattgcagatattttcacaAAAGCCCTTGATACTGTCAGGTTTGATTCCCTCAGAAAATCCTTGGGGTTTGTACTAATTAAATATTGTTTGTATTGTGCCATATCCCTGTGCTAGAAAGTGTTACTCGATGTCTTCTTATTCTTGTCCAAATAAAAAGTCTCAAACATTATGACAAAAAGTATTTTTACTATTGTTAGactttatatttaatatatatcatgcatatttttttttaaaaattcaaaataaatagtcCCTCCAATTAATATTCTTCCAAATCAACATGTGTTTATAGTGTGTGAGCATATAAtccttaaaatatattttttggccCTAttttagaatagagctacctgcaTTGTTGTGTGATTTCCATCGTTGAGTAAGTTGGAGCTATGTAGCTAAACCTATGTAGAAGGAACTTACTTGTAGTAGACAATaatgattcttggaagcttgaaTGTACTCTTGAAGTACCTTGAATTGATTGGGTGTGGCTCAATCttcaaatttttgaaattgtggGAGTTAAgttttgagatgggaaatggaagATTAATGGTGAATATGGTGATTTGGTGAAGGAAATTAACTAAGAGTGGATGGAAATGAGTGGTATATGGTGAAATGAGAGAGTAGGGTCGGAGGTGTTGAAGCAAATTTGTGAGAAATGGGATAAAAAATGACTTGGGGGGTTTTAAAATGACAAGTGCTGAAATTGTACATTGGCTGCGGCTTGGGGTTATTGGTGGCCGCGACTGCTACTCTCTGTTCCCCAGGCCACGGCGTGGAATAGAGCTGGTCGCGACCACTGTGCATTTGGCCCAAAAAAAAATTTCACGATTCTATaatgcataaaaaaattaaaaactaaagtCTAAAGGAAAATtacaatgaaaaataaaataaaacaaaaatgtctaaaaataaaacaaaagtaaAAGACATAAACTTTGCTAAGTTTAACGTCGCTAGCTCGACATAAGACATTTTCATACTTCATCAACATATTCTAGGTCAAAGAGGTGAATCACAGTAGCTTGTTCCTCTACAATAGACTCATAATaaggcttcaatctctgaccattaaCCTTGAGTATTTTTCCCGTTGATGGACTTGTAATTTCCACCGCTTCATGAGGATAATGGTGTACCGCTATGAAAGGTCCAACCCATTGGGGTTTTAACTTATCCGGAAAGAGTTCAAGATGAGAATGATACAATAATACTTTTTGTCCCACATCAAACGTCTTTCGAATAATTCTATTTTGATCATGAAAGGCTTTGGTCTTTTCTTTGTAAATCTTAGAGCTCTCATAAGCATCATTACGAATTTCCTCAAGTTCTTGAAATTACAACATTTTTTGTTGGCCTACATTATCCATCTCCATGTTACACTTTTTCATAGCCCACCAAGCCCTATGCTCTAATTCAACCGGTAAATGGTAAGGCTTTTCATACATCAACTGATACGGCGACATACCAAGTGGTGCTTTGTATGCCGTACGATATGCCCATAGAGCATCATTTATTTTTACACTCCAATCCGTCTTAGCTGGATTCACCATCTTTTCAAGGATAGACTTGACTTCTCTATTCGATACCTCAGCTTGGCCATTTTCTTATGGATGGTAGGCAATGGTTACTTTATGAGTCACTTATAGCGCTGAAATAAAGCTTCAATAGTTTTATTGTAGAAATGAGTACCACAGTTACTAATTATTGCCCTTGGAATGCCATATCTCACAAAGATATTCAATCTAATGAACATTGTTTTGGAATTATCCACTTTAATTGTTTTTGTTTCCACCTACTTGGACACATATCCACCGCTAAGAGAATATACTCAAAATTGAATGACGATGGAAATGCTCCCATAAAATCAATACCCCATACA
The genomic region above belongs to Humulus lupulus chromosome 1, drHumLupu1.1, whole genome shotgun sequence and contains:
- the LOC133824931 gene encoding uncharacterized protein LOC133824931 translates to MVNPAKTDWSVKINDALWAYRTAYKAPLELEEIRNDAYESSKIYKEKTKAFHDQNRIIRKTFDVGQKVLLYHSHLELFPDKLKPQWVGPFIAVHHYPHEAVEITSPSTGKILKVNGQRLKPYYESIVEEQATVIHLFDLEYVDEV